The following proteins are encoded in a genomic region of Xanthocytophaga agilis:
- a CDS encoding SPFH domain-containing protein, which produces MTREKLYLPLSGYLMVFVELITLIAGILLIIADFSTPPISLASLMGAFCLLAFVFILPGFFINNPNEAKVLLLFGEYKGTARREGFCWINPFFTKRHISLRARNQNGNVLKVNDKLGNPIEIGAVLVWQVQDTAKATLEVENYQQYVVIQSEAAVRHLANTFPYDDIDEHTDGITLRASADQVNNLLEKELNERLDRAGIKVLEARISHLAYAQEIAGAMLQRQQATAVVAARRQIVEGAVGMVEMALSKLSEKEIVVLDEERKAAMVSNLLVVLCGEKGTQPVLNAGTLYH; this is translated from the coding sequence ATGACACGCGAAAAACTTTATTTACCTCTTTCTGGATACCTTATGGTATTCGTTGAATTAATCACTCTTATTGCTGGCATTTTGCTGATTATAGCAGACTTTTCTACACCTCCAATTTCTTTGGCAAGTCTGATGGGTGCATTCTGTCTATTAGCATTTGTATTTATTCTGCCAGGCTTTTTTATAAACAATCCCAACGAAGCAAAGGTATTATTACTGTTTGGCGAATACAAAGGCACAGCACGAAGAGAAGGTTTTTGCTGGATTAATCCTTTTTTTACTAAAAGGCATATTTCGCTGCGAGCTCGTAACCAGAATGGAAATGTATTGAAAGTAAATGATAAACTGGGTAACCCGATCGAGATAGGTGCAGTGTTGGTCTGGCAGGTACAGGATACAGCGAAAGCAACTCTGGAAGTAGAAAACTACCAACAATATGTAGTTATTCAAAGTGAAGCAGCTGTCCGTCATCTGGCAAATACATTTCCTTATGATGATATTGATGAACATACAGATGGCATTACGTTAAGAGCTAGTGCTGACCAGGTAAATAATCTGCTGGAAAAAGAATTGAATGAACGTCTTGACAGAGCAGGTATTAAAGTGCTGGAAGCCCGGATCAGCCACCTTGCCTATGCACAGGAAATAGCAGGAGCTATGTTGCAACGTCAACAAGCTACGGCTGTAGTAGCAGCTCGCCGTCAGATTGTGGAAGGTGCTGTTGGTATGGTAGAAATGGCTTTATCCAAACTTTCTGAAAAAGAGATCGTTGTATTGGATGAAGAACGTAAGGCGGCCATGGTAAGTAATTTACTGGTAGTTCTTTGTGGAGAAAAAGGCACACAACCAGTATTGAACGCAGGAACTTTATATCATTAA
- a CDS encoding type II CAAX endopeptidase family protein has product MQQPFPPRPLVNPAIGFILLIGFFLLGQFFGSLLGILFTLPYFSGNPMAAFQQIPQILTNDFSHPHAWEIVMIVQAFSSFGGFILAAWIYLFFIEGKTLRSINTNGKIDFIPLLLIVFLGLAFIILNEWIYQWNRNWDLPDWLSGFEDWSRSQQEKLGELTQFLTNFESLPKLIIALVVIAVLPAIGEELMFRAAMQSIFLRWFRNPHAAVWVTGAIFSFIHFQLDGFIPRLLLGVVFGYLYVWSGNIWYAIWAHFINNGVTVLGVFFNKSEKAKIDLEHTEWITWSQALIAAVICSVILWYLKRLFDQYSQPNQSLSEQYTYR; this is encoded by the coding sequence ATGCAACAACCATTTCCGCCTCGTCCACTGGTTAATCCAGCTATTGGTTTTATATTATTAATTGGTTTTTTCCTCCTGGGGCAATTTTTTGGGAGCCTGTTGGGAATACTATTTACTCTTCCGTATTTCAGTGGAAATCCAATGGCTGCATTCCAACAGATTCCACAGATCCTCACTAATGATTTCTCACACCCACATGCCTGGGAAATAGTGATGATTGTGCAGGCATTCTCTTCATTTGGTGGATTTATTCTTGCAGCCTGGATCTATTTGTTTTTTATTGAAGGTAAAACTCTTCGATCAATTAATACAAATGGGAAGATAGATTTTATTCCTTTATTGCTTATTGTCTTTCTGGGATTGGCTTTCATCATTCTCAACGAATGGATTTATCAATGGAATCGCAACTGGGATTTACCTGATTGGCTGTCTGGTTTTGAAGATTGGTCTCGTAGTCAGCAGGAAAAATTAGGGGAATTGACTCAATTTCTGACCAATTTTGAATCGCTCCCTAAACTAATTATTGCTCTTGTTGTAATTGCTGTTTTGCCTGCTATTGGCGAAGAGCTTATGTTCAGGGCTGCGATGCAATCCATATTTCTGCGCTGGTTCAGGAATCCTCATGCAGCAGTATGGGTTACAGGTGCTATTTTCAGTTTTATCCATTTTCAGTTGGATGGGTTCATTCCCCGCTTATTGCTTGGGGTTGTATTTGGTTATTTGTATGTCTGGTCTGGTAATATATGGTATGCTATCTGGGCACACTTTATCAATAATGGGGTGACTGTGCTTGGCGTTTTCTTTAATAAATCCGAAAAAGCAAAAATAGATCTGGAACACACCGAATGGATCACCTGGAGCCAGGCCCTGATAGCAGCGGTAATATGTAGTGTGATTTTGTGGTATCTGAAACGGTTATTTGATCAGTATTCTCAACCTAATCAATCACTTTCTGAACAATATACTTATCGGTAA
- a CDS encoding ABC transporter permease, giving the protein MIRNYVTIAFRNLWKNKAFFLITVFGLSIGLTCCLIISLYVQHELSYDKFHQNRDRIVRVVMEYKMGTTVTKVGVTGTKVAPAFKRTFPEVESGVRLMKYASVLKYEDKLFEEQQFLFADSTFFDVFSFPLLQGNPKTALAGPDKIVLTEASAKKYFGNTDPIGKILSSGKKDYMVTGIVGNVPSNSQIQFEFVASFASLSAATKPETWFNANYTTYLLLKDAHAIQTLQSKITPYMKTQAAETGATDGNYLTYELEPLTRVHLHSEVGGLEPNNSITYIYIFGAIVCLILGIACVNYVNLTTARSLERAREVGMRKVLGAVRHQLFWQFIGESGIITSVSILLSVGLTALLLPYFAVLSGQSISLNVLAQPTTLVGLALAGVVISFLAGSYPALLLSKFQPIKVLKGDYKTSGSGLWLRKSLIVFQFAISIFLIIATFTIQGQLSFIQNRKLGYNKDHILVLPSDGKIQKSISTIKTEFKRNPNIQSVTLAYETPTFIEGGYSMRRPEVPESQSMYVTAIPVDEDFVKTLGLQIIAGSNFSETDMNDVSGEDYEKYRYHYIVNESAVKALGWKVEEAVGKRMVLNKEGEIKAVVKDFHFASMHQKIEPLVIFPQKESYGVMMVKLSGQQLPETIEFLKEKWQSLAPHYPFEYHFLDDEFNQMYSSEQRTGKIFTLFASLAIVLACLGLFGLAAYTAMQRTKEIGIRKVLGASIADVVMLLSKDFVKLVFIAFLIATPIVWYAMDKWLQDFTYRINLSWWIFATAGILTMIIALLTVSFQAIKTAIINPIKSLRSE; this is encoded by the coding sequence ATGATACGAAACTATGTAACTATTGCATTCAGAAATTTATGGAAGAATAAAGCATTTTTTCTGATTACAGTGTTTGGTCTGTCTATAGGCCTTACATGTTGTCTGATAATCAGCTTGTATGTACAGCATGAATTGAGCTATGATAAATTCCACCAGAATCGTGATCGGATTGTACGTGTAGTGATGGAGTATAAAATGGGCACAACTGTAACAAAAGTAGGTGTGACAGGAACCAAAGTAGCTCCGGCCTTTAAAAGAACCTTCCCAGAAGTCGAATCTGGTGTCCGGTTGATGAAATATGCCTCTGTATTGAAATATGAAGACAAGCTTTTTGAAGAACAACAGTTTCTTTTTGCTGACTCTACTTTTTTTGATGTATTTTCCTTTCCTCTGCTACAGGGTAATCCCAAAACAGCACTGGCGGGACCTGATAAGATTGTACTCACTGAAGCCTCTGCTAAAAAATACTTTGGCAATACCGACCCTATTGGTAAGATATTATCATCTGGAAAGAAAGATTATATGGTTACTGGTATAGTTGGAAATGTTCCATCCAACTCACAGATACAGTTTGAATTCGTAGCTTCCTTTGCCTCCTTATCCGCTGCTACAAAACCGGAAACCTGGTTTAATGCCAACTACACAACCTATCTTTTACTAAAAGACGCACATGCAATCCAGACACTTCAGTCAAAGATTACGCCATACATGAAAACTCAGGCAGCAGAAACAGGTGCGACAGATGGAAATTATCTTACCTATGAACTGGAGCCTCTTACCAGGGTACACTTACATTCCGAAGTTGGTGGTCTGGAGCCTAATAATAGCATTACTTATATCTATATCTTTGGTGCTATCGTATGCTTGATTCTGGGTATTGCCTGCGTTAATTATGTAAACCTTACTACTGCCCGCTCACTGGAACGTGCGCGAGAAGTAGGTATGCGCAAAGTACTGGGAGCAGTACGTCATCAGCTTTTCTGGCAGTTTATTGGTGAGTCTGGTATTATTACCAGTGTCTCTATTCTTTTAAGTGTAGGGTTAACGGCTCTTTTGCTTCCCTACTTTGCTGTATTATCAGGACAATCAATTTCGCTGAATGTACTGGCTCAGCCTACCACTTTGGTTGGATTGGCTCTGGCTGGAGTCGTGATTAGCTTTCTAGCAGGTAGCTATCCAGCACTACTGCTTTCCAAATTTCAACCCATCAAGGTTTTGAAAGGTGATTATAAAACATCTGGCTCCGGATTGTGGCTCAGAAAGTCGCTTATTGTCTTTCAGTTTGCGATTTCTATATTTCTGATCATTGCGACCTTTACAATTCAGGGCCAGCTTAGTTTTATTCAAAACCGAAAGCTGGGTTATAACAAAGACCATATACTTGTGTTGCCTTCAGATGGGAAGATCCAGAAGAGTATCTCAACTATTAAAACAGAATTTAAACGCAATCCTAATATTCAATCTGTTACACTTGCCTATGAAACACCCACTTTTATTGAAGGTGGCTATAGTATGAGAAGACCCGAAGTGCCAGAGTCACAAAGCATGTATGTAACCGCTATTCCAGTAGATGAGGATTTTGTGAAAACGCTAGGATTGCAAATTATTGCCGGAAGCAATTTTTCAGAAACAGACATGAATGATGTATCAGGAGAGGATTATGAAAAATACCGTTATCACTACATTGTCAATGAATCCGCAGTAAAAGCATTGGGTTGGAAGGTAGAAGAGGCAGTAGGAAAACGTATGGTTTTGAATAAAGAAGGAGAAATAAAGGCGGTGGTGAAAGATTTTCATTTTGCTTCCATGCACCAGAAAATTGAACCTCTGGTAATCTTTCCACAAAAAGAAAGCTATGGGGTTATGATGGTAAAACTATCCGGACAACAACTACCGGAAACAATAGAGTTTCTCAAAGAAAAATGGCAATCACTGGCACCTCACTATCCTTTTGAATACCACTTCCTGGATGATGAATTTAACCAGATGTATAGTTCTGAGCAACGAACTGGCAAGATCTTTACCTTGTTTGCCTCTCTGGCTATTGTGCTGGCTTGTCTTGGTTTATTTGGACTGGCAGCCTACACAGCTATGCAGCGTACCAAGGAAATAGGTATTCGTAAAGTACTTGGAGCTTCTATCGCAGATGTAGTTATGTTGCTTTCCAAAGATTTTGTTAAACTTGTTTTTATTGCTTTCCTGATTGCTACCCCTATAGTATGGTATGCTATGGATAAATGGCTGCAGGATTTCACTTATCGGATAAATCTCTCCTGGTGGATATTTGCAACTGCAGGTATACTGACAATGATTATAGCATTACTGACAGTGAGTTTCCAAGCTATTAAGACTGCTATTATCAATCCGATTAAATCGCTACGTAGCGAATAA
- a CDS encoding ABC transporter ATP-binding protein: MISTRNLKKVFTTDEVETTALNGVSMEINDGEFVAMMGPSGCGKSTLLNILGLLDNPSEGEYHFFGHEVAKVSERERARLRKGSLGFVFQSFNLIDELTVYENVELPLLYLKVPASERVKKVEEALERMNMMHRRNHFPQQLSGGQQQRTAIARAVVANPKLILADEPTGNLDSVNGEEVMKLLRSLNEAGTTIIMVTHSPYDAGFAHRTINLFDGKVVTENFHV; encoded by the coding sequence ATTTACGACTGACGAAGTCGAAACCACTGCGCTCAACGGAGTTAGCATGGAAATTAACGATGGCGAGTTTGTTGCCATGATGGGACCATCTGGTTGTGGCAAATCAACCCTGCTAAATATCCTCGGCTTGCTCGACAACCCTAGTGAAGGCGAATACCATTTCTTCGGACATGAAGTAGCCAAAGTATCCGAACGCGAACGTGCCAGATTACGGAAGGGTTCACTAGGTTTTGTATTCCAAAGCTTTAACCTGATTGACGAACTTACTGTATACGAAAATGTGGAGCTACCACTGTTGTATCTGAAAGTTCCTGCCAGTGAGCGTGTGAAGAAAGTGGAAGAAGCACTAGAGCGTATGAATATGATGCACCGTCGCAATCACTTCCCACAACAGCTTTCCGGTGGTCAGCAACAACGTACTGCGATTGCCCGTGCCGTAGTAGCGAATCCAAAACTGATACTGGCCGATGAGCCTACTGGTAACCTTGACTCTGTGAATGGTGAAGAGGTAATGAAATTATTACGCAGTCTGAATGAGGCTGGAACCACTATTATCATGGTGACTCACTCACCCTATGATGCAGGTTTTGCACACCGAACCATTAACCTGTTTGATGGTAAAGTAGTAACTGAAAACTTCCACGTATAA
- the tsaE gene encoding tRNA (adenosine(37)-N6)-threonylcarbamoyltransferase complex ATPase subunit type 1 TsaE, with product MFTLKYSSLKELPFIAGFLIKLADEYKVWLLEGEMGAGKTTLVKAVCEKLGVEDTVQSPTFALVNEYLTAKGESCYHFDFYRIKDETEAMDMGIEEYFDSNSYCFVEWSAKIPHLLPAKYLKISINLDAQNGRILELSKHG from the coding sequence TTGTTTACACTTAAATATAGTTCCCTGAAAGAATTACCCTTCATTGCCGGTTTTCTGATAAAGCTGGCAGATGAATACAAAGTGTGGTTGCTAGAAGGAGAAATGGGTGCAGGTAAAACTACTCTTGTAAAAGCTGTCTGTGAAAAATTAGGTGTAGAAGATACTGTTCAAAGCCCTACTTTTGCCTTGGTCAACGAATATCTTACCGCGAAAGGTGAGTCCTGTTATCACTTTGATTTTTATCGCATTAAAGATGAAACAGAAGCAATGGATATGGGTATAGAAGAGTACTTTGACTCAAATAGTTATTGTTTTGTAGAGTGGTCGGCAAAAATTCCACATCTTTTACCTGCAAAATATCTGAAAATTAGTATTAATTTAGATGCGCAAAACGGCCGAATCTTAGAATTATCCAAACATGGGTAG
- a CDS encoding alanine dehydrogenase, with translation MGSQISSSGIEELASQTALYPQESLLAVKTTQKQLFIGLPKERDLDESRLVLTPEATSILTRNGHRICVETTAGQAAKFSDQAYSDAGATIVYSAKEAFEADIVLKVEPPTDEEIGYLKPGKTLISALQSAKLTHTYIEALNKRKITALAFELLQDKVGGMPVIRAMSEIAGNTVMLIAAEYLNSANNGRGIILGGITGVPPTKVVVLGSGTVAEYAARTAMGMGAEIKVFDRHIYRLRRLKYAVGHQIHTSTLETDLLAEALNRADVVVGAMRMEEGRSPIVVTNEMVSTMKPDSVIVDVSIDQGGCFETSEITTHRNPIFRKYGVIHYCVPNIASRVAHTATMALSHIFTPYLLEMGTLGGIDEMIFRNKWFMKGVYTYKGSVTNQHIARKFNMPHKDLNLLMAARL, from the coding sequence ATGGGTAGCCAAATTTCCTCTTCCGGGATAGAAGAACTTGCCTCACAAACGGCATTATATCCGCAAGAATCATTGCTGGCAGTGAAAACTACGCAAAAGCAGTTGTTTATAGGTTTACCTAAAGAACGGGATCTGGATGAGAGCCGCCTGGTACTTACTCCAGAAGCCACGTCTATCCTTACACGCAATGGACATCGTATTTGTGTAGAAACTACGGCTGGCCAAGCTGCTAAGTTTAGTGATCAAGCCTACAGTGATGCAGGTGCCACTATTGTTTATTCTGCAAAAGAAGCTTTTGAGGCAGATATCGTCTTAAAAGTGGAACCTCCTACTGATGAAGAAATAGGATACTTGAAGCCTGGTAAAACATTGATCTCAGCACTGCAATCTGCCAAGCTTACCCATACATATATTGAAGCCTTAAACAAACGGAAGATTACAGCACTGGCATTTGAGTTGCTTCAGGACAAGGTGGGAGGTATGCCAGTAATTCGTGCTATGAGTGAGATTGCAGGCAATACAGTTATGCTTATTGCTGCTGAATACCTTAATAGTGCCAATAACGGACGTGGAATTATTCTTGGTGGTATTACTGGTGTTCCGCCTACCAAAGTGGTTGTACTTGGATCTGGCACAGTTGCTGAATATGCTGCCCGAACTGCTATGGGTATGGGTGCAGAGATTAAAGTATTTGATAGACATATCTACCGTCTCCGACGTCTTAAATATGCTGTAGGGCATCAGATTCATACCTCTACGCTGGAAACGGATTTACTGGCAGAGGCCCTTAACCGGGCTGATGTAGTGGTTGGTGCCATGCGTATGGAAGAAGGGCGCAGTCCAATTGTAGTGACCAATGAAATGGTATCGACCATGAAACCTGACTCTGTGATTGTGGATGTAAGTATCGACCAGGGCGGATGTTTTGAAACCTCAGAAATTACAACTCATCGCAATCCAATCTTCCGGAAGTATGGTGTAATTCATTATTGTGTACCTAATATTGCATCACGGGTTGCTCACACTGCTACAATGGCCTTGAGTCATATATTTACACCTTATTTGCTGGAAATGGGTACTTTGGGAGGGATTGATGAAATGATTTTCCGCAACAAGTGGTTTATGAAAGGTGTCTATACCTATAAGGGAAGTGTTACCAATCAGCATATTGCTAGAAAGTTTAATATGCCACATAAGGATCTGAATCTGCTTATGGCTGCTCGTCTGTAA
- a CDS encoding ribbon-helix-helix domain-containing protein — protein MADKTDKKAFALRIRADVMNALEHWAEDEFRSLNGQIEYLLVKALRENGRLEDKKNSDTQSSDGE, from the coding sequence ATGGCAGACAAAACGGACAAAAAAGCATTTGCCTTACGTATCCGGGCTGATGTAATGAATGCACTGGAGCACTGGGCTGAAGATGAATTTCGAAGCCTAAATGGACAGATTGAATACCTTCTGGTGAAAGCGCTACGGGAAAATGGGCGATTGGAGGATAAAAAAAATTCTGATACTCAATCAAGTGATGGTGAATAG
- the dusB gene encoding tRNA dihydrouridine synthase DusB, protein MAKIREIELGEFPLLLAPMEDVSDPPFRAVCKENGADLMYTEFISSEGLIRDAAKSRQKLDIFEYERPIGIQLFGSDVETMGKCAEISTAAQPDLIDINYGCPVKNVACRGAGAALLQDIPKMIKMTEAVVKSTHLPVTVKTRLGWDDNTKNILEVAERLQDIGIEALTIHGRTRVQMYKGEADWTLIGKVKENPRIRIPIFGNGDIDTPEKALEYKNRYGVDGIMIGRASIGYPWIFREIKHYLHTGEYLTPPTIQERVDVCKKHLDFSIRWKGDKLGIFEMRRHYTNYFKGLDHFKPYRMRLVESPDYADILSILDEVANHFNTVMI, encoded by the coding sequence ATGGCTAAGATTCGGGAGATAGAATTAGGAGAATTTCCGTTGCTCCTGGCTCCTATGGAGGATGTCAGTGATCCTCCTTTTCGTGCAGTATGTAAGGAAAACGGAGCAGACCTGATGTATACGGAGTTTATATCTTCCGAAGGGTTAATTCGGGATGCAGCCAAAAGTCGGCAGAAGCTGGATATATTTGAATACGAACGTCCTATTGGCATACAGCTGTTTGGAAGTGATGTGGAAACGATGGGCAAATGCGCTGAAATATCTACAGCAGCACAACCGGATCTGATCGATATTAATTATGGCTGCCCAGTAAAAAATGTAGCATGCAGAGGAGCTGGGGCTGCCTTGCTGCAAGATATTCCCAAGATGATCAAGATGACAGAGGCTGTTGTGAAGTCGACTCATCTGCCAGTCACTGTAAAAACGCGCCTGGGATGGGATGATAATACAAAGAACATTCTGGAGGTAGCAGAGCGGTTACAGGATATAGGTATTGAAGCACTTACCATTCATGGACGTACACGTGTACAGATGTATAAGGGAGAGGCTGACTGGACATTGATAGGTAAGGTAAAAGAAAACCCACGTATACGGATTCCTATATTTGGCAATGGAGATATTGATACACCTGAGAAGGCACTGGAATATAAAAACCGTTATGGTGTGGATGGTATTATGATTGGTCGTGCGTCGATTGGTTATCCATGGATCTTTCGGGAAATTAAACACTATCTCCATACAGGGGAGTATTTGACTCCACCTACTATCCAGGAACGGGTAGACGTATGCAAAAAACACCTGGATTTTTCTATTCGCTGGAAAGGTGACAAACTTGGAATCTTTGAAATGCGCCGCCATTATACCAATTATTTCAAAGGATTGGATCACTTTAAACCGTACCGGATGCGTTTGGTAGAATCACCTGATTATGCAGATATTCTTAGTATTCTGGACGAAGTAGCAAACCATTTCAATACAGTTATGATTTGA